Proteins found in one Patescibacteria group bacterium genomic segment:
- a CDS encoding lamin tail domain-containing protein, translating into MSYRRELILTILFFVLSLFSLMAKAETPSPDIFINEIAWMGTGSSTSDDEWMELKNTTGQEIDLSGWTLEAITSLSKRPKIKLNGKIAPGGYFLLERTDDGTLPNLLADQIYSGLLGDGGETLELKDASGSIVDRIDASSGWPAGESSTRKTMERKDQAAWETSLAAGGTPKAKNSCIDNSNGQPPAENPPPPVADSDDPTNDTATSTPASPNQGTAGAPLPDTVRLGDVVINELVSDPEDGDEWVELYNTTSRERDLGGWTIEDGSGAKTALEGKISSEGKDKYLVIEKPKGNLNNKGDIVILRDQDGNLIDQAAYGDWNDGDKDNNAPAAGDPYSIARKIDGFNSFNNLNDFETTKKITKGTSNIIEHPEEGGISGTGSLCANLLITEILPDPVGEDAEEFIEIFNASDKVIDLAGWRIEDEGKNSYVFKADAEKNIIQPGAYYILKRNLGKIALNNDSDSLKIYEPQKETACRTVKYEKAIEGGSYSYDLKDKNWAWSEIMTPGKENIIKKYNSPPLVDFNLPKNIYTGLPMKFDSSDTIDADDDQLKFLWDFGDGEKNILAGPEHAYLKAGSFRVKLSVSDGKATSTKERVVKVVNKEEKIAEEKIPITLSENQTSLTGVKINEIFPNPAGDDSEGEFIEFWNDGGERANLLNWIVRDASATGRYQFKDDFWIEPDGFFSLKRVESGLALNNDADKVRLFNDSEKLIEEVSYDNVLEGGSYARGENGKWFWTTRATPGKKNVISVAQIKDKNLGIAGSVKGVKIPPSKDYNFLELKKAAQADVGERIKTRGVVAVPPGILGAQFFYIVEEEKSGSPDVAASGQKRIPELIKKARAQEANTAKIGAIQVYNYKKEFPGLRLGDLIEVSGEISESAGEKRIKTSAKDDLAVLSHGKTATVAEISSTQIGDEPSGQLIKISGEITKKSGSTFYIDDGNGEVIGYVKKGTGIKLAAIKEGDQIELTGILNRTESGTKVFPRYQSDIIKIENSAADGSGVEVVGEIPPGSEWELASRDRKLEQFKYILMIAGALIAGLVAWLVKLARKQ; encoded by the coding sequence ATGAGCTATCGGAGGGAACTCATATTAACAATTTTATTTTTTGTTTTATCTCTTTTTTCTTTAATGGCTAAGGCCGAAACGCCGTCGCCGGATATTTTTATAAACGAAATTGCCTGGATGGGGACCGGATCCAGCACCTCGGACGACGAGTGGATGGAATTGAAAAATACTACCGGCCAGGAAATAGATTTATCCGGCTGGACATTGGAAGCGATAACCAGCCTGTCTAAACGGCCGAAAATTAAATTAAACGGGAAGATAGCCCCAGGCGGCTATTTTTTGTTGGAGCGAACTGATGACGGCACTCTGCCGAATCTGCTGGCGGATCAGATTTACAGCGGATTACTGGGGGACGGCGGGGAAACCCTTGAATTAAAAGATGCCAGCGGAAGCATTGTTGACAGGATTGACGCTTCTTCAGGCTGGCCGGCCGGTGAATCAAGTACGAGAAAAACCATGGAGCGAAAAGACCAGGCCGCCTGGGAAACCAGCCTGGCCGCGGGCGGAACGCCAAAGGCTAAAAATAGCTGTATTGATAATTCAAATGGCCAGCCGCCAGCTGAAAATCCGCCGCCGCCAGTAGCCGATTCTGACGACCCAACAAACGACACCGCGACCAGCACTCCGGCCAGCCCAAATCAAGGAACTGCCGGAGCTCCTCTCCCGGATACAGTCCGGCTGGGCGATGTGGTCATTAACGAATTGGTAAGCGATCCGGAAGACGGGGACGAGTGGGTGGAATTATATAACACCACATCCCGGGAGCGGGATTTGGGCGGCTGGACCATAGAAGACGGAAGCGGCGCTAAAACCGCCCTGGAGGGAAAAATATCAAGCGAAGGAAAGGATAAATATTTGGTAATTGAAAAGCCCAAAGGGAATTTAAACAACAAGGGAGATATAGTAATTTTGCGCGACCAGGACGGCAATTTAATCGACCAGGCCGCTTATGGGGATTGGAATGACGGCGACAAGGATAATAACGCGCCAGCGGCCGGTGATCCCTATTCGATAGCGAGAAAAATTGACGGCTTCAATTCTTTTAATAACTTAAATGATTTTGAAACAACAAAAAAGATTACTAAAGGAACAAGTAATATTATTGAACATCCGGAAGAGGGCGGGATTTCGGGAACCGGCAGTTTGTGCGCCAATCTATTAATTACGGAAATTTTACCTGACCCGGTTGGCGAAGACGCCGAAGAATTTATTGAAATTTTTAACGCAAGCGATAAGGTGATTGATTTGGCTGGCTGGCGGATTGAAGATGAAGGCAAAAATAGCTATGTTTTCAAGGCGGACGCGGAAAAAAATATAATCCAGCCTGGCGCGTATTATATTCTTAAAAGGAACCTTGGAAAAATCGCCTTAAACAACGATTCGGACAGCTTGAAGATTTATGAGCCGCAAAAAGAAACGGCTTGCAGGACGGTAAAATACGAAAAGGCCATTGAAGGCGGGAGCTATAGCTATGATTTGAAGGATAAAAACTGGGCCTGGTCAGAAATAATGACGCCGGGAAAAGAGAATATAATAAAAAAATATAATTCACCCCCTTTGGTCGATTTTAATTTGCCGAAAAATATCTATACCGGCTTGCCGATGAAATTCGACAGTTCGGATACGATTGATGCGGATGATGACCAGCTAAAATTTCTTTGGGATTTCGGGGATGGAGAAAAAAATATTTTAGCCGGCCCCGAGCACGCTTACCTTAAGGCCGGAAGCTTCAGGGTTAAGCTTTCGGTTTCTGACGGGAAAGCGACTTCGACTAAAGAAAGGGTGGTTAAGGTGGTAAATAAAGAAGAAAAAATAGCCGAAGAAAAAATACCGATAACTTTATCCGAAAACCAAACCAGCCTTACCGGCGTTAAAATAAATGAAATTTTTCCCAACCCGGCAGGGGATGATTCAGAGGGAGAATTTATCGAATTTTGGAATGATGGAGGAGAGCGGGCCAATCTATTAAACTGGATTGTCCGCGACGCAAGCGCGACTGGCCGTTACCAGTTTAAAGACGATTTTTGGATTGAGCCGGACGGATTTTTTTCTTTGAAGCGGGTGGAAAGCGGATTGGCCCTAAATAATGACGCGGACAAAGTCCGGTTGTTTAATGATTCGGAAAAACTAATTGAAGAAGTTTCTTATGATAATGTTCTTGAAGGGGGCTCCTACGCCCGGGGCGAAAACGGCAAATGGTTTTGGACAACCAGGGCAACCCCGGGAAAGAAAAATGTTATTTCGGTCGCGCAAATTAAAGACAAGAATTTGGGGATCGCGGGAAGCGTGAAAGGCGTAAAAATTCCGCCGTCAAAAGATTATAATTTTTTGGAATTAAAAAAGGCGGCCCAAGCCGATGTCGGCGAAAGAATAAAAACTCGGGGGGTGGTAGCCGTCCCTCCGGGAATTCTGGGCGCTCAATTTTTTTATATTGTCGAAGAAGAAAAGTCCGGCAGTCCGGATGTCGCGGCTAGCGGACAAAAAAGAATCCCGGAGTTAATTAAGAAGGCGCGGGCCCAGGAGGCAAATACGGCAAAAATCGGCGCCATCCAGGTTTACAATTATAAAAAAGAATTTCCCGGGTTGCGCCTGGGGGATCTAATTGAAGTTTCCGGCGAAATATCCGAATCCGCCGGCGAAAAAAGAATAAAAACTTCGGCGAAAGATGATTTGGCGGTTTTAAGCCATGGAAAAACTGCCACAGTGGCAGAGATAAGTTCAACCCAAATCGGAGACGAGCCTTCCGGCCAGCTTATAAAAATTTCCGGTGAAATCACAAAAAAGAGCGGCTCGACTTTTTATATTGACGACGGCAACGGCGAAGTAATCGGTTATGTAAAAAAGGGAACCGGAATTAAACTGGCGGCTATAAAAGAAGGGGACCAGATTGAATTGACCGGAATCCTTAATCGGACCGAATCCGGGACAAAAGTTTTTCCCCGGTACCAAAGCGATATTATAAAAATCGAAAATAGCGCGGCTGACGGATCGGGAGTAGAGGTAGTCGGGGAAATCCCTCCTGGGAGCGAGTGGGAGCTAGCCAGCCGAGACCGGAAGCTGGAGCAATTTAAATATATTTTAATGATTGCCGGCGCTCTAATCGCCGGGCTTGTCGCGTGGCTCGTAAAATTGGCAAGAAAGCAGTGA
- the acpP gene encoding acyl carrier protein codes for MDFFSERERIVDIIANQLGVDKEIVTPEASIVDDLGADSLDVVELVMALEEAFDTEIPDDDAEKIRYVQDIFDYLEKRLAA; via the coding sequence ATGGATTTTTTTTCCGAACGGGAAAGGATCGTTGACATCATCGCTAACCAGCTCGGGGTCGATAAGGAAATTGTCACCCCGGAGGCAAGCATAGTGGATGACCTTGGGGCTGATTCGCTTGATGTCGTGGAACTCGTAATGGCCCTGGAAGAGGCCTTCGATACTGAAATTCCGGACGACGATGCGGAGAAAATCCGTTACGTCCAGGACATCTTTGACTACCTGGAAAAGAGATTAGCGGCCTGA
- a CDS encoding DNA translocase FtsK 4TM domain-containing protein encodes MARRGRKKKLISRLYTPILPSMDLDPATKRGIYIIIVLALGAIGLLSLFDLAGSLGIYYAKGLTYVFGWGKFILPIALLGLGYLLYASEKYYIRGSNYLGLFIFIISIQAMFQFFVSESEWKFALDEGRGGGYLGYFLAGGLVKVLGLWASIILVLCLIAISLLLLFDTTLASLVGSESIFAKIGAAFNKAIAFVLRRKAKGEDAPEDEGEEESEEPIDESEAVTASEFSSRKIFPAGEPKKKEEEKTWKPSHVKIDLPLGLLSDKISKPTAGDIKFNAETIERTLKNFGIEVAMGEISVGPTVTQYTFKPAEGIKLSKITTLGNDLALALAAHPIRIEAPIPGKSLVGVEVPNQTKAIVGLRQVLESKEFKGRKSNIYISLGKDVSGKPWVYDIAKMPHLLVAGATNSGKSVCLNSIIVSLLYQNSPDDLRFIMVDPKRVELPIYNGISHLLTPVITDVDKTINALKWCLNEMDRRFDILSKCGKRNIQSYNETAAGNGKSNGKAGMEKMPYIIFIIDELADLMVASAREVEGAVIRLAQMARAVGIHLVLATQRPSVDVITGLIKANMPARVAFSVASSVDSRTILDSLGAEKLLGSGDMLFITAELSKPKRIQGAFVSDHEIKRIVRYIKENGGEANYIDGITERQKVKGMGAAGYDSGSSDDDSLLEEAKEIVINMGRASTSLLQRRLSVGYSRAAKLIDMLEEAGVVGPANGSKPREILVSKDQYEGLINQGVSGVSLHNRDEAQAPDAYLPGGDEDGEDDGASENEDEYDEEDSDEANDANNKTPSGKPGKKMHYSEEQIKEVDDLHEDDEEEEDVLEKISKNSKAVKRETAVKVEGPAPSNLENGPPSSDDDEDDGMYFAK; translated from the coding sequence ATGGCCAGGCGCGGAAGAAAGAAAAAACTGATTAGCCGCCTTTATACCCCTATTTTGCCGTCAATGGACCTTGATCCGGCAACCAAAAGGGGTATTTATATTATCATTGTCCTGGCTTTGGGCGCCATCGGCCTTTTGAGTCTTTTTGACCTGGCCGGGAGCCTGGGAATTTATTATGCCAAAGGCCTTACTTATGTTTTTGGCTGGGGAAAATTCATTTTGCCCATAGCCTTGCTCGGTTTAGGCTACCTCTTGTATGCTTCGGAAAAATACTACATCCGCGGCTCGAATTACCTTGGACTTTTTATATTTATAATCTCCATCCAAGCCATGTTCCAGTTTTTTGTTTCCGAAAGCGAGTGGAAATTCGCTCTGGATGAAGGCCGGGGAGGAGGATACTTGGGCTATTTCCTGGCCGGGGGGCTGGTTAAGGTGCTTGGGCTTTGGGCGTCAATAATTTTAGTTTTGTGCCTGATTGCTATTTCCCTGCTCCTTCTTTTTGATACGACTCTAGCTTCGCTCGTTGGTTCAGAAAGTATATTTGCTAAAATCGGAGCGGCTTTTAATAAGGCCATAGCTTTTGTCTTAAGGAGAAAGGCAAAAGGCGAAGACGCGCCAGAAGACGAGGGCGAGGAGGAATCGGAAGAACCGATCGACGAATCAGAAGCGGTAACGGCTTCAGAGTTTAGTTCAAGAAAAATTTTTCCGGCCGGTGAACCGAAGAAAAAAGAAGAGGAGAAGACCTGGAAGCCGAGCCACGTAAAAATTGATCTGCCTTTAGGACTTTTATCGGATAAAATATCCAAGCCGACGGCGGGCGACATAAAATTTAATGCCGAAACTATCGAGCGGACGTTAAAAAATTTCGGGATTGAAGTAGCGATGGGCGAAATATCGGTCGGGCCGACGGTTACCCAATATACTTTTAAGCCGGCCGAGGGAATTAAGCTTTCTAAAATCACTACTTTGGGTAATGACCTGGCTTTGGCTTTAGCCGCCCATCCGATAAGAATTGAGGCGCCGATACCGGGAAAATCTTTGGTTGGCGTCGAAGTGCCAAATCAAACCAAAGCCATTGTCGGACTGCGCCAAGTTCTCGAAAGCAAGGAATTTAAAGGCCGTAAATCAAACATCTATATCTCCTTGGGAAAAGACGTGTCGGGCAAGCCTTGGGTTTATGATATTGCTAAAATGCCCCATCTTTTAGTTGCCGGCGCTACCAATTCCGGAAAGTCAGTATGCTTGAATTCGATTATTGTAAGCCTTCTATACCAAAATAGTCCGGATGATCTCCGTTTCATCATGGTCGATCCTAAAAGAGTCGAGTTGCCGATCTATAATGGAATCTCGCATCTCTTAACGCCGGTAATCACTGACGTAGATAAAACCATTAATGCCTTAAAATGGTGTTTAAACGAAATGGACCGGCGTTTTGACATCCTGTCCAAATGCGGGAAAAGAAATATTCAATCCTATAACGAAACCGCCGCCGGCAACGGAAAATCAAACGGAAAAGCTGGAATGGAAAAAATGCCCTACATTATTTTCATTATCGACGAATTGGCGGATTTGATGGTGGCTTCAGCCCGCGAAGTTGAAGGGGCGGTAATCCGCTTGGCCCAGATGGCCCGGGCAGTCGGCATCCACCTGGTTTTAGCGACGCAAAGGCCGAGCGTTGACGTTATTACTGGACTAATCAAAGCCAATATGCCGGCTCGCGTCGCGTTTTCGGTAGCATCGAGCGTCGACTCAAGGACAATTTTGGATTCTTTGGGCGCGGAAAAACTATTAGGGTCCGGGGATATGCTATTTATCACCGCCGAACTCTCAAAGCCCAAGCGCATCCAGGGAGCGTTCGTATCCGACCATGAAATAAAAAGGATCGTCCGGTATATAAAAGAAAACGGCGGGGAGGCCAACTATATTGACGGAATAACTGAAAGACAAAAAGTAAAAGGAATGGGCGCGGCCGGTTATGATTCAGGATCTTCGGATGATGATTCGCTATTGGAAGAAGCTAAAGAGATAGTAATTAATATGGGCCGGGCCTCAACTTCGCTTTTGCAAAGGAGGCTTTCGGTCGGTTATTCCCGGGCGGCCAAATTAATTGACATGCTGGAAGAAGCCGGAGTAGTTGGTCCGGCTAACGGCTCAAAGCCAAGAGAGATTTTAGTTTCCAAAGACCAGTATGAAGGTTTGATAAACCAGGGAGTGTCAGGCGTTTCACTCCACAACCGGGATGAAGCCCAGGCTCCGGATGCATATCTGCCTGGCGGGGACGAGGATGGTGAGGATGATGGAGCTTCCGAGAATGAAGACGAATATGACGAAGAAGATTCGGATGAGGCGAACGATGCGAATAATAAAACGCCGAGCGGCAAGCCCGGTAAAAAAATGCATTATTCCGAAGAACAGATAAAAGAAGTTGATGATTTACATGAAGATGATGAGGAGGAAGAAGATGTTTTGGAAAAAATATCCAAAAATTCCAAAGCGGTTAAGAGGGAAACGGCGGTTAAAGTGGAAGGGCCTGCGCCCTCTAACCTTGAGAATGGCCCGCCATCAAGCGATGATGACGAGGATGATGGCATGTATTTTGCCAAATAG
- a CDS encoding MBL fold metallo-hydrolase — MYITWLGHSCFKIQDKTTSDAITIVTDPFDKETGYKVPHIEADIVTVSHDHHDHSNIEALRGKPFVIKSAGEYDAKGVSIEGIDAYHDDKEGAERGGNIIYWIEMDGIAIVHLGDLGQVLTDKQREKIAKCDILMIPVGGKYTLDANKAIEVINLIEPRIVIPMHYRTPESNIKDIEGVDKFVKGLGIKPRYEEKLKVGKKDLPQDDMELVILKV; from the coding sequence ATGTACATAACCTGGCTGGGGCACTCTTGTTTTAAAATCCAAGATAAAACCACTTCGGACGCGATCACTATCGTTACCGATCCTTTTGATAAGGAAACCGGCTATAAAGTCCCGCATATTGAAGCTGATATTGTTACCGTGTCGCATGACCATCATGACCATAGCAATATTGAAGCCTTGCGCGGAAAACCGTTTGTAATCAAATCGGCCGGCGAGTATGACGCCAAAGGAGTTTCGATTGAAGGGATTGATGCCTATCATGACGATAAAGAAGGGGCCGAGCGTGGCGGAAATATTATCTATTGGATCGAGATGGACGGCATCGCCATCGTGCATTTAGGCGATCTCGGGCAGGTCTTGACCGATAAACAGAGGGAGAAAATCGCCAAGTGCGATATATTAATGATACCGGTTGGAGGAAAGTATACGCTGGACGCGAATAAGGCCATTGAAGTAATTAATTTGATTGAGCCGCGGATTGTAATCCCCATGCATTACCGCACTCCTGAATCAAACATCAAGGATATTGAAGGAGTGGATAAATTCGTCAAAGGCTTGGGGATTAAGCCGCGCTATGAAGAGAAGCTGAAAGTCGGGAAAAAAGATTTGCCCCAGGACGATATGGAACTGGTTATTTTAAAAGTTTAG
- the gyrA gene encoding DNA gyrase subunit A, with amino-acid sequence MPKDIKKKKGAQESGAKDEKPKKPAEFEKIENEAKGKNKAAALQDEIAVLEKEGGSRSGVPIIRDKKVSTAFGMIEPRSIVKEMEISYLDYAMTVIVARALPDVRDGLKPVHRRILYAMWNLGLRANAKFRKSATVVGEVLGKYHPHGDSAVYDSMVRMAQDFSMRYMLVRGQGNFGSMDGDRAAAMRYTEAKLAKIAEEILFDIDKDTVDFVPNYDGSQKEPRVLPAKLPNLLMNGAMGIAVGMATNIPPHNLGELIDGITYLIDNPDADVEDLMKFVKGPDFPTGGIIYNKQDILQAYATGKGGIVARGRAEIIEAKAGGFQIIISEIPFQVNKANLVEKIADLVKDKKIDGIRDLRDESDKDGVRIVIELKKDAYPKKILNNLYKMTQLQETFHVNMLALVDGIQPKVLTLKMILEEYIKHREIVVRRRAEHELKKARERAHILEGLMIALAKIDEVIKTIKKSKDREEAKVNLIKRFKLSERQAIAILEMKLATLANLERLRIETELKEKTKIIKELEELLKSKKKILGIIKDELKGIDEDFRDERRTTIVAGDIKEFKMEDLVPDEEAVVMMTRDGYIKRMAPDTFKSQARGGKGVIGLTTKEEDMVEFMLTTNTHNDLLFFTTKGRVFQLKAYEIPQAARTAKGQAIVNFLQLEGSEGVTSILPLSKIANYKFLFFATEKGLVKKVELSAFSNVRRSGLIAIKIKEDDKLIWAKPTGGTDQIQLITARGQAIRFKETDVRDMGRGASGVFGIRLKKGDWVVGMGIIRTDKEKMKKYQVLTVMENGYGKSSALDLFKVQGRGGSGIKTAKVTSKTGSIINAFMVDKEKMADKDLIIITAQGQVIRLPFKTVPKLGRDTQGVRLMRFKEKDDKVASTTWA; translated from the coding sequence ATGCCAAAAGATATTAAAAAGAAAAAAGGGGCGCAAGAATCCGGCGCCAAGGACGAAAAACCAAAAAAACCGGCTGAATTTGAAAAGATAGAAAACGAAGCAAAGGGCAAAAACAAAGCCGCGGCTTTGCAAGATGAAATTGCGGTTTTGGAAAAGGAAGGCGGGTCTAGGTCCGGAGTTCCGATTATCCGGGATAAAAAAGTTTCCACCGCCTTTGGCATGATTGAGCCAAGATCAATTGTCAAGGAAATGGAAATATCCTATCTGGACTACGCCATGACCGTAATTGTTGCCCGCGCCCTGCCCGACGTCCGGGACGGCTTAAAGCCGGTGCACCGGCGGATTTTGTATGCCATGTGGAATTTGGGGCTCCGGGCTAATGCCAAGTTCAGGAAATCAGCTACCGTCGTCGGCGAAGTTTTAGGCAAATACCATCCGCACGGCGATTCGGCGGTTTATGATTCTATGGTCCGGATGGCGCAGGACTTTTCCATGCGCTACATGCTCGTCCGCGGCCAGGGAAACTTCGGCTCAATGGATGGCGACAGAGCGGCGGCGATGAGATATACCGAAGCTAAATTGGCCAAAATCGCTGAAGAAATTTTATTCGATATTGATAAGGATACGGTGGATTTTGTCCCGAACTACGACGGCTCGCAAAAAGAGCCCCGGGTCCTTCCAGCCAAATTGCCGAACCTTCTAATGAACGGCGCTATGGGCATCGCCGTCGGCATGGCGACCAATATTCCTCCCCACAACCTGGGCGAGCTGATTGACGGCATTACCTATTTAATCGACAATCCGGACGCCGACGTCGAGGACTTAATGAAATTCGTGAAAGGCCCGGATTTTCCGACTGGCGGAATCATCTATAATAAGCAGGATATTTTGCAGGCTTATGCCACCGGCAAAGGCGGCATAGTCGCGCGCGGCCGGGCGGAAATTATCGAAGCCAAGGCCGGCGGATTTCAAATTATTATTTCCGAAATTCCTTTCCAGGTCAACAAAGCCAATTTAGTCGAAAAAATCGCTGACTTAGTAAAAGACAAAAAAATCGACGGCATTAGAGATTTGCGCGACGAATCGGACAAGGACGGCGTCCGGATTGTCATTGAATTAAAAAAAGACGCTTACCCGAAAAAGATTTTAAACAATCTCTATAAGATGACCCAATTGCAGGAGACTTTCCACGTCAATATGCTGGCTCTAGTGGACGGCATCCAGCCGAAAGTTTTGACCTTAAAGATGATTCTGGAGGAATATATAAAACATCGGGAAATAGTTGTCCGGCGCCGGGCCGAGCATGAACTAAAAAAAGCCCGCGAACGCGCTCATATTTTAGAAGGCTTGATGATCGCCTTGGCAAAAATCGACGAGGTTATAAAAACGATTAAGAAGTCAAAAGACCGGGAAGAGGCTAAAGTTAATTTAATTAAGCGGTTTAAACTGTCCGAGCGCCAGGCGATAGCCATCCTTGAAATGAAGCTGGCGACTTTAGCTAACCTTGAGAGATTGAGAATCGAAACCGAGCTTAAGGAAAAAACCAAGATCATCAAAGAATTGGAAGAGCTTTTAAAATCCAAAAAGAAAATTTTAGGAATAATAAAAGACGAATTAAAAGGAATTGATGAGGATTTCCGCGATGAACGGCGTACTACTATTGTAGCCGGAGACATAAAAGAATTTAAAATGGAAGACCTTGTGCCGGACGAGGAAGCGGTCGTTATGATGACCCGCGACGGCTATATTAAGCGCATGGCGCCGGACACGTTTAAATCCCAGGCCCGGGGAGGCAAAGGCGTAATCGGTTTGACGACTAAAGAGGAGGACATGGTTGAATTTATGCTTACGACTAACACCCATAACGATTTACTGTTTTTTACCACCAAAGGCCGGGTATTCCAATTGAAAGCCTATGAAATCCCCCAGGCCGCCCGGACCGCCAAAGGTCAAGCCATTGTTAATTTTTTACAGCTGGAAGGCTCGGAAGGGGTAACTTCAATTTTGCCTTTGTCAAAAATTGCTAATTATAAGTTCCTGTTTTTCGCCACTGAAAAAGGACTGGTAAAAAAAGTGGAGCTTTCGGCCTTTTCCAATGTCCGGCGTTCAGGGCTGATTGCTATTAAGATTAAAGAAGATGACAAGCTGATTTGGGCCAAGCCGACCGGCGGGACCGATCAGATCCAATTGATTACCGCCCGCGGCCAGGCCATCCGCTTTAAGGAAACCGATGTGCGCGATATGGGCCGGGGCGCTTCGGGGGTTTTCGGCATCCGTCTGAAAAAAGGCGACTGGGTCGTTGGCATGGGGATAATAAGGACTGATAAAGAAAAGATGAAAAAATACCAGGTTTTGACCGTAATGGAGAATGGTTACGGTAAATCATCCGCCTTGGATCTATTTAAAGTTCAGGGCCGCGGCGGATCAGGAATTAAAACCGCCAAAGTGACTTCGAAAACCGGAAGCATTATTAACGCCTTTATGGTGGACAAAGAGAAAATGGCGGACAAGGATTTAATAATTATTACCGCCCAGGGTCAAGTCATCCGGCTGCCATTCAAAACTGTCCCAAAGCTTGGCCGGGACACCCAGGGAGTGCGCTTGATGCGCTTTAAGGAAAAAGATGATAAAGTGGCTTCAACCACCTGGGCCTAG
- a CDS encoding S1 RNA-binding domain-containing protein, producing MSEEKKSKTDEFKELLEENPIKVPKVGDIVTGAVVSASKAEVRLDIDGIMTGVVRGRELYNEAEEYSTLKSGDTTEATVIEEENENGEMELSFRHAGEEKAWQILRDGLAERTNIKVKILAANKGGLLASFRQINGFLPVSQLSPENYPRVEGGDKSKILDKLRSFVGKELEVKLITLDEKENKIIFSEKDAWLERRKDIIGQYQIGSVIEGTITAVTDFGIFIKFGENLEGLIHISELAWQRIDNPSSLYKVGDIIKAEIISMSGSKIFLSAKKLMKNPWDEVEGRYKVEQTVKGKILKVNPFGLFVALDEDIHGLAHINQLNLAPTQKINEVYKEGEARDFVIISMEPKEHRLGLAVKADEGKEVKKKKSSKAEATADTEKSGEPDAEPKKAKRAPKAKAEKPAKDEKEKSEPTKADGEKDTAKKPRAKKEIKKAKD from the coding sequence ATGAGCGAAGAAAAAAAATCAAAAACGGATGAATTTAAAGAACTTTTGGAAGAAAATCCGATTAAGGTTCCCAAAGTCGGGGATATCGTAACCGGCGCCGTAGTTTCGGCTTCCAAAGCTGAAGTGCGCCTGGACATCGACGGCATTATGACCGGCGTAGTCCGCGGCCGCGAATTATATAACGAAGCCGAAGAGTATTCAACCCTAAAGTCCGGCGATACGACCGAAGCGACCGTAATCGAAGAAGAAAACGAGAATGGCGAAATGGAATTGTCCTTCCGGCACGCAGGCGAGGAAAAAGCCTGGCAGATTTTAAGGGACGGTTTAGCCGAAAGAACTAATATTAAGGTAAAGATTCTGGCGGCTAATAAAGGCGGACTCTTGGCATCCTTTAGGCAAATAAACGGATTTTTGCCCGTGTCCCAGCTTTCCCCGGAAAATTATCCGCGGGTTGAGGGCGGAGACAAGAGTAAAATTTTGGACAAGCTAAGGTCTTTTGTCGGAAAAGAACTGGAAGTAAAACTTATTACATTGGACGAAAAGGAGAATAAAATTATTTTCTCGGAAAAGGACGCCTGGCTTGAGCGGAGAAAGGATATTATCGGCCAGTACCAGATTGGCTCGGTGATTGAAGGAACGATAACCGCTGTAACTGATTTCGGCATTTTTATCAAGTTCGGGGAAAATCTTGAAGGCCTAATCCATATCTCCGAACTGGCCTGGCAAAGGATTGATAATCCGTCCTCCCTCTATAAAGTCGGCGACATAATCAAGGCGGAGATTATTTCCATGAGCGGATCGAAGATTTTCTTGTCCGCCAAGAAGCTAATGAAAAATCCTTGGGACGAAGTGGAAGGAAGGTACAAGGTGGAACAAACCGTCAAAGGAAAAATCCTCAAGGTTAATCCGTTCGGCCTGTTTGTCGCTTTGGATGAAGACATTCACGGCTTAGCTCATATCAACCAGCTTAATCTTGCCCCGACCCAGAAAATAAACGAAGTCTATAAAGAAGGGGAGGCGAGGGACTTTGTAATTATCTCCATGGAACCCAAAGAACACAGGCTTGGGTTAGCGGTAAAGGCTGACGAAGGCAAAGAGGTCAAGAAGAAGAAATCTTCTAAAGCCGAAGCCACGGCTGATACTGAAAAGAGTGGGGAGCCGGACGCCGAGCCGAAAAAGGCTAAGCGAGCCCCAAAGGCTAAAGCGGAAAAGCCAGCTAAGGACGAAAAAGAAAAATCAGAACCCACTAAAGCTGACGGCGAAAAGGACACGGCAAAGAAGCCTAGGGCTAAAAAAGAGATCAAGAAAGCCAAAGATTAA